The Aedes aegypti strain LVP_AGWG chromosome 3, AaegL5.0 Primary Assembly, whole genome shotgun sequence genome contains a region encoding:
- the LOC110678104 gene encoding uncharacterized protein LOC110678104 has protein sequence MARINRTAHKSTGRKAPRKQLATKAARKSTTTTGGGEKPHCYLPGMVALREIRRYQISTELLIRKCLTASAQLFPLTSSDDNALVPVGRKFPRQANAVAPRHDHTHIETIDVTCDQKNGMLVTIEFESDFQGVIYSQGYYNDPKCRYVSAGKGGRSFSFTVPFAGCGSKPSCSVCSSVDNVLVIQTDEDVQEAWDTARRISCSQVEQQQNTIFFKPFVVDMLEVVNVPTATGGVECWMDIQRGAYPNVSPIPSVIKIGEALSILVYLRDPKGEYDVSVKDCYAYDSPDYDASGTRRLQLSDKNGCSRKKKLFGLWEKTTQTGSSGATLILHNNIKAFKFPDRMQVFLKCDIEICRGGCGPQSQPFHHDEEHDHLKLVSPQFTLQRFPKEELVLLDHQPQHPQHDNQCQHDNQLLLHLVVEPGHRSPLQQNLYVLPDLLMIVAMQCLSLKSLIVTEAQEIHVVASLQRPHQSQLQHHFDASLAPPIHVAQLFLLLQLLHAVSQVPPIHDAQQLSAHLQLALLAEELVLLTAALVQLAEELDRPALQQKHQHTSHQLKVKRLLLLQIAIQAPMILVVHDQFHQLQDQWKKLMLHQAHHASLVPMILDAELQFYVALRVRPIHAALELYDLLLLELQQQLHPHLHVASQVLLIQDVLKLLKLHGVIQVHRIPVVLKPLQLLDVSQDHAIQLVTRKRTLQLTYLQKRLLPLQDVIQVLLIQDALKPPLVLQLLHHHDAIQEAPIHDAHKLQLHDQRQPRLQHLVAILVHPIPDVHKQHQDQQHHHLYVVILEPPILDARKPQLLLRVAIPDQQILDVLRLPRHQQLPHHHGASQVARILGAHKPQLLDQFRPLLQLQDVIRVHQIHGVHKPLQDLLHLHLHDAIQAALIPDALRQLLHDRYQPQHRLQDVIQVQLTQDAHKQPLLHLSDVIPAVLILVVHRSLRNDLYQLQLLLQDAILAPLIPVVLKLLLHQGVIPDRPIHGALPLQDLHRLQHLHVIQDHLIQDVRRQRDLPLRHHVAILDHPTHGAHQQLLPPHTCLQLSPVQPLHHGATQALLIPDAQLLPQQHKVLDAIRDQPTLDVHKQHQDQQLLRLHDVILEARILDVLKLLHSDQYQQQLLLRGVTQDRQIHGVPLLQGHNQPLHQLHVVIQDLPILAAHNQLPHLLHAVIQAQVIPGVQLLQDLNQLPPQPHDATQDQRIPDVLQPLDQVLNQPHIFLLYLKLPLHHVVIQDQLILVVQPHLALNQPPQFCAAIQDQLILVVQQLHVHSQQLLQRHGVIQDQRILDALNQRLHQHLGATQDQRILAVRNPLQRLHHNVILAHLIHVAPLLRVLNQQLLPLHVATQDQLILAVLNQLPRLLHDATQVRLTLGVLSHQPRLLYDATQVPLILGAQQLHGHSQQLPQLLGAIQDRQIHVAHSPQLHLLHDAIQVRPIFDARQLHDHNQLLHLLQGVIQVQQILAVPSLLLPPLHDATQVPLIQDVQRLHDHNQQPHLLHVAIQDLQIHVVHSLQPHLLHDATQVPLIQDVQRLHVHNQQLHQLLGAIQDRQIHVVLSLQLLQVQDAIQDQPIHVAHSQQHRDQPPSLPHIFHQFQKPQLLHDAIRALLILVVLFKPLHDPIVTLAARTHVVRSL, from the exons ACTGCCTCGGCTCAGCTGTTCCCTCTGACGAGCAGCGACGACAATGCGTTGGTCCCTGTGGGAAGAAAGTTCCCCCGCCAGGCCAACGCCGTTGCACCCCGGCATGACCACACCCACATCGAGACCATCGACGTTACGTGTGACCAGAAGAATGGCATGCTGGTGACGATTGAGTTCGAGTCGGACTTCCAGGGAGTTATCTACAGTCAGGGCTACTACAATGATCCCAAGTGTCGGTACGTTTCGGCCGGTAAAGGAGGGCGATCGTTTTCGTTCACAGTGCCATTCGCCGGTTGTGGCAGCAAGCCGTCATGTTCGGTTTGTTCATCCGTTGATAACGTGCTGGTGATTCAAACCGACGAAGATGTCCAGGAAGCTTGGGATACCGCACGAAGAATCTCGTGTAGTCAGGTCGAACAGCAACAGAATAccatatttttcaaaccattcGTGGTTGATATGTTGGAAGTCGTCAATGTACCAACTGCTACTGGAGGTGTTGAGTGTTGGATGGATATTCAAAGGGGAGCCTATCCAAACGTTTCGCCGATTCCTAGTGTAATTAAAATTGGAGAAGCTCTTAGCATTCTTGTATACCTGAGAGATCCTAAGGGTGAATACGATGTATCTGTTAAGGACTGTTACGCATACGACAGCCCTGATTACGATGCTTCCGGAACCAGGAGACTACAGTTGTCCGATAAGAATGGCTGCTCCCGTAAGAAGAAACTGTTTGGTCTGTGGGAAAAAACGACTCAAACAGGAAGTTCAGGTGCCACACTCATTTTACACAACAATATTAAAGCTTTCAAGTTCCCAGACAGAATGCAAGTTTTCTTGAAGTGCGACATTGAGATCTGTAGGGGAGGATGTGGTCCTCAG TCACAACCATTCCACCACGACGAGGAACACGACCACCTCAAACTCGTCAGCCCCCAGTTTACACTACAGAGGTTCCCCAAAGAAGAACTCGTCCTACTCGACCATCAACCTCAGCACCCGCAACACGACAACCAGTGCCAACACGACAACCAACTACTGCTCCACCTCGTCGTAGAACCCGGCCACCGGTCACCACTACAACAGAATTTGTATGTGCTCCCGGATCTACTGATGATCGTTGCAATGCAGTGCTTGTCACTGAAAAGCCTAATTGTTACCGAGGCTCAAGAGATCCACGTTGTCGCCAGCCTTCAACGGCCGCACCAGTCACAACTCCAGCACCACTTCGATGCTTCCCTGGCTCCACCGATCCACGTTGCCCAACTGTTCCTACTACTCCAGCTCCTCCACGCTGTTTCCCAGGTTCCACCGATCCACG ATGCCCAACAACTTTCCGCCCATCTACAACTCGCCCTACTGGCAGAGGAACTCGTCCTACTGACCGCGGCACTCGTCCAACTGGCAGAGGAACTAGACCGACCCGCCCTACAACAGAAGCACCAACATACCTCCCACCAGTTGAAAGTCAAAAGACTACTGCTGCTCCAGATTGCTATCCAGGCTCCAATGATCCTCGTTGTCCACGACCAGTTCCATCAACTCCAAGACCAGTGGAAGAAATTGATGCTGCATCAGGCCCATCATGCTTCCCTGGTTCCAATGATCCTAGATGCCGAACTCCAGTTTTACGTTGCCCTCCGGGTACGACCGATCCACGCTGCCCTGGAGCTGTACGACCTGCTCCTACTCGAGCTCCAGCAACAACTACACCCGCACCTCCACGTTGCTTCCCAGGTTCTACTGATCCAAGATGTCCTCAAACTACTCAAGCTCCACGGTGTTATCCAGGTTCACCGGATCCCCGTTGTCCTCAAACCACTCCAGCTCCTAGATGTTTCCCAGGATCACGCGATCCAGCTTGTTACGAGAAAACGGACTCTCCAACTTACTTACCTCCAGAAGAGACTACTGCCGCTCCAAGATGTTATCCAGGTTCTCCTGATCCAAGATGCCCTCAAACCACCCCTCGTCCTACAACTCCTTCACCACCACGATGCTATCCAGGAAGCACCGATCCACGATGCCCACAAACTACAACTGCACGACCAGCGCCAACCACGACTCCAGCACCTCGTTGCTATCCTGGTTCACCCGATCCCAGATGTCCACAAACAACACCAAGACCAACAACACCACCACCTCTACGTTGTTATCCTGGAACCACCGATCCTCGATGCCCGCAAACCACAACTCCTGCTCCGCGTTGCTATCCCGGATCAACAGATCCTAGATGTCCTCAGACTACCCCGGCACCAACAACTCCCCCACCACCACGGTGCTTCCCAGGTAGCACGGATCCTAGGTGCCCACAAACCACAACTCCTCGACCAGTTCCGACCACTCCTCCAGCTCCAAGATGTTATCCGGGTTCACCAGATCCACGGTGTCCACAAACCACTCCAAGACCTACTACACCTCCACCTCCACGATGCTATCCAGGCAGCACTGATCCCAGATGCCCTCAGACAACTACTTCACGACCGGTACCAACCACAACACCGGCTCCAAGATGTTATCCAG GTTCAACTGACCCAAGATGCCCACAAACAACCACTCCTGCACCTCTCAGATGTTATCCCGGCAGTACTGATCCTCGTTGTCCACAGATCACTACGGAACGACCTGTACCAACTACAACTGCTGCTCCAAGATGCTATCCTG GCTCCTCTGATCCCCGTTGTCCTCAAACTACTCCTGCACCAAGGTGTTATCCCGGATCGACCGATCCACGGTGCCCTACCACTCCAAGACCTCCACCGTCTACAACACCTGCATGTTATCCAG GATCATCTGATCCAAGATGTCCGACGACAGCGCGACCTACCACTCAGGCACCACGTTGCTATCCTGGATCATCCGACCCACGGTGCCCATCAACAACTGCTGCCCCCACATACCTGCCTCCAGTTGAGCCCAGTACAACCGCTGCACCACGGTGCTACCCAG GCTCTACTGATCCCCGATGCCCAGCTACTCCCTCAACAACACAAGGTCCTCGATGCTATCCGGGATCAACCGACCCTAGATGTCCACAAACAACACCAAGACCAACAACTCCTCCGCCTCCACGATGTTATCCTGGAAGCACGGATCCTAGATGTCCTCAAACTACTACACAGCGACCAGTACCAACAACAACTCCTGCTCCGAGGTGTTACCCAGGATCGACAGATCCACGGTGTCCCACTACTCCAAGGCCACAACCAACCACTACACCAGCTCCACGTTGTTATCCAGGATCTACCGATCCTCGCTGCCCACAACCAACTACCACACCTGCTCCACGCTGTTATCCAGGCTCAAGTGATCCCAGGTGTCCAACTACTCCAAGACCTCAACCAACTACCACCCCAGCCCCACGATGCTACCCAGGATCAACGGATCCCAGATGTCCTACAACCCCTAGACCAAGTACTGAACCAGCCACATATCTTCCTCCTGTATCTCAAACTACCGCTGCACCACGTTGTTATCCAGGATCAACTGATCCTCGTTGTCCAACCACACCTTGCCCTCAACCAACCACCCCAGTTCTGCGCTGCTATCCAGGATCAACTGATCCTCGTTGTCCAACAACTCCACGTCCACAGCCAACAACTACTCCAGCGCCACGGTGTTATCCAGGATCAACGGATCCTCGATGCCCTCAACCAACGACTACACCAGCACCTCGGTGCTACCCAGGATCAACGGATCCTCGCTGTCCGCAACCCACTACAACGCCTGCACCACAATGTTATCCTGGCTCATCTGATCCACGTTGCCCCACTACTCCGCGTCCTCAACCAACAACTACTCCCGCTCCACGTTGCTACCCAGGATCAACTGATCCTCGCTGTCCTCAACCAACTACCACGCCTGCTCCACGATGCTACCCAGGTTCGACTGACCCTCGGTGTCCTCAGCCACCAACCACGCCTGCTCTACGATGCTACCCAGGTTCCACTGATCCTCGGTGCCCAACAACTCCACGGCCACAGCCAACAACTACCCCAGCTCCTCGGTGCTATCCAGGATCGACAGATCCACGTTGCCCACAGCCCACAACTACACCTGCTCCACGATGCTATCCAGGTTCGACCGATCTTCGATGCCCGACAACTCCACGACCACAACCAACTACTACACCTGCTCCAAGGTGTTATCCAGGTTCAACAGATCCTCGCTGTCCCCAGCCTACTACTACCCCCGCTCCACGATGCTACCCAGGTTCCACTGATCCAAGATGTCCAACGACTCCACGACCACAACCAACAACCACACCTGCTCCACGTTGCTATCCAGGATCTACAGATCCACGTTGTCCACAGCCTACAACCTCACCTGCTCCACGATGCTACCCAGGTTCCACTGATCCAAGATGTCCAACGACTCCACGTCCACAACCAACAACTACACCAGCTCCTCGGTGCTATCCAGGATCGACAGATCCACGTTGTCCTCAGCCTACAACTACTCCAGGTCCAAGATGCTATCCAGGATCAACCGATTCACGTTGCCCACAGCCAACAACACCGAGACCAACCACCCAGCCTGCCACATATCTTCCACCAGTTTCAGAAACCACAGCTGCTCCACGATGCTATCCGGGCTCTGCTGATCCTCGTTGTCCTGTTCAAACCACTGCACGACCCAATTGTTACCCTGGCAGCACGGACCCACGTTGTCCGAAGCCTGTGA